The following proteins come from a genomic window of Burkholderia stabilis:
- the rlmB gene encoding 23S rRNA (guanosine(2251)-2'-O)-methyltransferase RlmB, producing MSRLKVLYGFHAVTARLRHDASTVAEVLYDQTRRDRRMQDFLHTAKEAGVRLIAADETRLWGLAHTERHQGVVARVEDMPLAQNLSELLDGIHGPALLLVLDGVTDPHNLGACLRVADSAGAHAVIAPRDRAVGLNATAAKVASGAADTVPYITVTNLARALRELKEAGVWIIGTSDEAPATLYETKLDGPVALVMGAEGEGMRRLTRDTCDEVMSIPMAGSVESLNVSVASGVCLYEAVRQRRVKG from the coding sequence ATGTCACGTCTGAAGGTTCTTTACGGTTTTCATGCGGTGACCGCACGTTTGCGGCACGATGCATCGACGGTTGCGGAGGTGCTGTACGACCAGACGCGCCGCGACCGCCGCATGCAGGACTTCCTGCACACCGCGAAGGAAGCGGGCGTGCGGCTGATCGCGGCCGACGAAACGCGCCTGTGGGGTCTCGCGCATACCGAGCGCCACCAGGGGGTCGTCGCGCGCGTCGAGGACATGCCGCTCGCGCAGAACCTGTCCGAGCTGCTCGATGGCATCCACGGCCCGGCGCTGCTGCTCGTGCTCGACGGCGTCACCGATCCGCACAACCTTGGCGCTTGCCTGCGGGTGGCCGATTCGGCTGGCGCGCACGCGGTGATCGCGCCGCGTGACCGGGCGGTCGGCCTGAACGCCACGGCCGCCAAGGTCGCGAGCGGCGCGGCCGATACGGTGCCGTACATCACCGTGACGAACCTCGCCCGCGCGCTGCGCGAGCTGAAGGAAGCCGGCGTGTGGATCATCGGCACGTCGGACGAAGCGCCGGCCACGCTCTACGAGACGAAGCTCGACGGTCCCGTCGCGCTCGTGATGGGTGCGGAAGGCGAAGGCATGCGCCGGCTCACGCGCGACACCTGCGACGAAGTGATGAGCATCCCGATGGCCGGCAGCGTGGAAAGCCTGAACGTATCGGTCGCAAGCGGCGTCTGCCTGTACGAAGCCGTACGGCAGCGGCGCGTGAAGGGCTGA
- the rnr gene encoding ribonuclease R yields the protein MSKYPYPIPSREEILGVLRTSDAPLAANDIAEALSIKRQEREGFFRRVAAMERDGQIRLDKRGHYQLTHPSNFVAGRVQGHRDGYGFVIRDDGQDDLFLPNGEMQKVMHNDRVLARIVGYDRRGRPEGHVVEVTERANKRVIGRLLNENGALIVAPEDKRIGHDILITQNVKKAKVGQVVVVELTDFPSRHSQPLGRVVEVLGDIDDPGMEIEIAVRKYGVPHEFSQPALDEAAALPDKVRPADLRFRVDLRDVPLVTIDGEDARDFDDAVYCEPVKVGRGDGFRLIVAIADVSHYVQPGSGLDTDALERSTSVYFPRRVIPMLPEKLSNGLCSLNPQVDRCVLACDMIITARGEIKAYQFYPAVIHSAARLTYTEVAAVLSNTKGPEAARRADLLPHLQDLYGVYKALFAARQKRGAIDFDTTETYIVCNSQGKIEQIVPRQRNDAHKLIEECMLAANVCAADFLKRNKHPGLYRVHAGPTPEKLENLRAFLRGMGLSLGGGDKPHASDYAALMAQIRDRPDAQMLQPMLLRSMQQAVYSPDNIGHFGLAYEAYAHFTSPIRRYPDLLTHRAIYAILSGKKYVPKAPDGFELNTALSPRARAMQQADDEARNRSRTNTAIWEELGLHCSANERRADEASRDVEAWLKCYFMRDKLGEEYGGMVNGVTSFGIFVQLDTLFIEGLVHVTELGSDYFQYDEVKNELRGERTGIRYRLSDRVRVQVSRVDLDARKIDFRLVRDTPVKAPRPAPAPAPAAAGADRNGPRLRALPQAEEVAPRHKKAASAPSVAVKEARAARAAAKKKSGGGGGGGGATAKPTAKKVRARKKY from the coding sequence TTGAGCAAATATCCGTACCCCATTCCGAGCCGTGAAGAAATTCTCGGCGTGCTGCGTACGAGCGACGCGCCGCTGGCTGCCAACGACATCGCCGAAGCGCTGTCGATCAAGCGTCAGGAGCGCGAGGGGTTCTTCCGGCGTGTCGCCGCGATGGAACGCGACGGCCAGATCCGCCTCGACAAGCGCGGCCACTACCAGTTGACCCATCCGTCGAACTTCGTCGCCGGGCGCGTGCAGGGGCATCGCGACGGCTACGGGTTCGTGATCCGCGACGACGGCCAGGACGACCTGTTTTTGCCGAACGGCGAAATGCAGAAGGTGATGCACAACGATCGCGTGCTCGCGCGGATCGTCGGCTACGACCGCCGCGGTCGTCCCGAAGGGCATGTCGTCGAAGTCACCGAGCGTGCGAACAAGCGCGTGATCGGCCGCCTGCTCAACGAGAACGGCGCGCTGATCGTCGCACCGGAAGACAAGCGCATCGGCCACGACATCCTGATCACGCAGAACGTGAAGAAGGCGAAGGTCGGGCAGGTCGTCGTCGTCGAGCTCACCGATTTCCCGAGCCGTCATTCGCAGCCGCTCGGCCGTGTCGTCGAAGTGCTCGGCGATATCGACGATCCGGGCATGGAAATCGAAATCGCGGTGCGCAAGTATGGCGTGCCGCATGAGTTCAGCCAGCCGGCGCTCGACGAAGCCGCCGCGCTGCCCGACAAGGTGCGGCCGGCCGACCTGCGCTTCCGCGTCGACCTGCGCGACGTGCCGCTCGTGACGATCGACGGCGAGGATGCACGCGACTTCGACGACGCCGTCTACTGCGAGCCGGTCAAGGTCGGTCGCGGCGACGGCTTCCGGCTGATCGTCGCGATCGCCGACGTGTCGCACTACGTACAGCCGGGCAGCGGCCTCGACACCGATGCGCTCGAACGCAGCACGTCGGTCTATTTCCCGCGCCGCGTGATCCCGATGCTGCCGGAGAAGCTGTCGAACGGCCTGTGTTCGCTGAATCCGCAGGTCGATCGCTGCGTGCTCGCGTGCGACATGATCATCACCGCGCGCGGCGAGATCAAGGCGTACCAGTTCTACCCGGCCGTGATCCATTCGGCTGCGCGCCTCACGTACACCGAAGTCGCGGCCGTGCTGTCGAACACGAAGGGGCCGGAGGCCGCGCGTCGCGCCGACCTGCTGCCGCACCTGCAGGATCTGTATGGCGTCTACAAGGCGTTGTTCGCCGCGCGGCAGAAGCGTGGCGCAATCGACTTCGACACGACCGAGACCTACATCGTCTGCAACTCGCAGGGCAAGATCGAGCAGATCGTGCCGCGTCAGCGCAACGACGCGCACAAGCTGATCGAGGAATGCATGCTGGCCGCGAACGTCTGCGCGGCCGATTTCCTGAAGCGCAACAAGCACCCGGGCCTGTACCGCGTGCACGCGGGCCCGACGCCGGAGAAGCTCGAGAACCTGCGCGCGTTCCTGCGCGGCATGGGCTTGTCGCTCGGTGGCGGCGACAAGCCGCATGCAAGCGATTACGCGGCGCTGATGGCGCAGATCCGCGACCGGCCCGATGCACAGATGCTGCAGCCGATGCTGCTGCGCTCGATGCAGCAGGCCGTCTACAGCCCGGACAACATCGGCCACTTCGGTCTCGCGTATGAGGCGTACGCGCACTTCACGAGCCCGATTCGCCGTTATCCCGACCTGCTGACGCACCGTGCGATCTACGCGATCCTGTCGGGCAAGAAGTACGTGCCGAAGGCGCCGGACGGCTTCGAGCTGAACACCGCGCTGTCGCCGCGCGCCCGCGCGATGCAGCAGGCCGACGACGAAGCGCGCAACCGCTCGCGCACGAACACCGCGATCTGGGAAGAGCTCGGCCTGCATTGTTCGGCGAACGAGCGGCGTGCGGACGAGGCATCGCGCGACGTCGAGGCATGGCTCAAGTGCTACTTCATGCGCGACAAGCTCGGCGAGGAGTACGGCGGGATGGTGAACGGCGTCACGTCGTTCGGCATCTTCGTGCAGCTCGACACGCTCTTCATCGAAGGGCTCGTGCACGTCACGGAACTCGGCTCGGACTACTTCCAGTACGACGAAGTCAAGAACGAGCTGCGCGGCGAACGGACCGGCATCCGCTATCGCCTGTCGGACCGCGTGCGCGTACAGGTGAGCCGCGTCGATCTCGACGCGCGCAAGATCGATTTCCGCCTCGTGCGCGATACGCCGGTGAAGGCGCCGCGTCCTGCGCCCGCGCCCGCGCCGGCTGCCGCAGGCGCCGATCGCAACGGCCCGCGCTTGCGCGCGCTGCCGCAGGCGGAGGAGGTTGCGCCGCGTCACAAGAAGGCCGCGAGCGCGCCGAGCGTCGCCGTGAAGGAGGCGCGCGCCGCACGGGCCGCCGCGAAGAAGAAGAGCGGTGGCGGCGGTGGTGGCGGTGGGGCGACGGCGAAGCCGACCGCGAAGAAGGTACGCGCCCGCAAGAAGTATTGA
- a CDS encoding MarR family winged helix-turn-helix transcriptional regulator produces MEHYTPKNFLHTESVGFALAKARNLVASEMDAALKDLDITTQQMGVLLSLRVGSAATPFELSKLLGVDTGLMTRLLDKLESKGLVERSRSVSDRRVVNLALTETGQAVAAQIPEIAPKVLNARLRKFTKGEFDELCRLLRKFIGE; encoded by the coding sequence ATGGAACACTACACGCCGAAGAATTTCCTGCACACCGAAAGCGTGGGTTTTGCGCTCGCGAAGGCGCGTAACCTGGTCGCTTCCGAGATGGATGCGGCGTTGAAGGATCTCGACATCACGACGCAGCAGATGGGTGTCTTGCTGTCGCTGCGGGTCGGCAGTGCGGCGACGCCTTTCGAGCTGTCGAAGTTGCTCGGCGTCGACACGGGGCTGATGACGCGCCTGCTCGACAAACTGGAGAGCAAGGGGCTCGTCGAGCGTTCGCGCAGCGTGAGCGATCGGCGGGTCGTGAATCTCGCGCTGACGGAAACGGGGCAGGCGGTTGCTGCGCAGATTCCGGAGATCGCGCCGAAGGTGCTCAATGCCCGCCTGCGGAAATTCACGAAGGGCGAATTCGACGAGTTGTGCCGGTTGCTGCGCAAGTTCATCGGCGAGTGA
- a CDS encoding DHA2 family efflux MFS transporter permease subunit, translating into MKPSESSGAPAPLTGASFALGTLAVALATFMNVLDSSIANVAIPTISGNLGVSIDEGTWVITLFSAANAVSIPLTGWLTQRVGQVKLFVWAILLFVLSSAACGLAPNLTVLLAARIVQGAVAGPLVPLSQALLLASFPKEKSSSALSLWGMTATVGPIAGPALGGWITDNYSWSWIFYINVPVGLFAAAVIWALYRNRETPVRKLPIDKVGLIALVVWVAALQVMLDKGKDLDWFNSSTIWILTIVAVVGFVFFLIWELTEARPIVDLRLFAQRNFLGGTVAISIAFAVFFANLVILPQWIQGSLGYPVVNAGLVTAPLGIFAVMLAPVVGKVMPKSDMRVLVTLAFLGFAGVFFMRSRYTTGVDTWSLVVPTLLQGIPTAFFMTPLTSIILSGLPPERIPAAAGLSNFARVFMGAVGTSLASTGWNDRTILHHAQLAEQGSVNNPIFASAVASVQGALDAGTPKALTFIEATLNAQATMLGLNDIFWLSAVIFVLIIPLVWVTRPGKGVAAGAAAAGGH; encoded by the coding sequence ATGAAACCGTCTGAAAGTTCGGGTGCGCCGGCGCCGCTGACCGGCGCAAGTTTCGCGCTGGGTACGCTCGCGGTGGCGCTTGCCACGTTCATGAACGTCCTCGATTCGTCGATCGCCAATGTCGCGATCCCGACCATTTCGGGCAATCTCGGCGTATCGATCGACGAGGGGACATGGGTCATCACGCTGTTCTCGGCGGCCAACGCGGTGTCGATCCCGCTGACCGGCTGGCTGACGCAGCGGGTCGGGCAGGTGAAGCTGTTCGTATGGGCCATCCTGCTGTTCGTGCTGTCGTCGGCCGCGTGCGGCCTCGCTCCGAACCTGACCGTGCTCCTCGCCGCGCGGATCGTCCAGGGCGCCGTGGCCGGGCCGCTCGTGCCGCTGTCCCAGGCGTTGCTGCTGGCTTCGTTCCCGAAGGAGAAGAGTTCGAGCGCGCTGTCGCTGTGGGGGATGACGGCGACCGTCGGGCCGATCGCCGGCCCCGCGCTCGGCGGTTGGATCACGGACAACTACAGCTGGTCGTGGATCTTCTACATCAACGTGCCTGTCGGATTGTTTGCCGCCGCAGTGATCTGGGCGCTCTATCGCAACCGCGAAACGCCGGTCCGCAAGCTGCCGATCGACAAGGTGGGGCTGATCGCGCTCGTCGTGTGGGTCGCCGCGCTGCAGGTGATGCTCGACAAGGGCAAGGATCTCGACTGGTTCAATTCATCGACGATCTGGATCCTGACGATCGTCGCGGTGGTCGGCTTCGTGTTCTTCCTGATCTGGGAGTTGACCGAAGCACGGCCGATCGTCGATCTCAGGTTGTTTGCACAGCGAAATTTCCTCGGCGGAACGGTGGCGATTTCGATTGCGTTCGCAGTATTTTTCGCCAACCTCGTGATCCTGCCGCAATGGATACAGGGCTCGCTCGGTTATCCGGTCGTCAATGCCGGCCTCGTGACCGCACCGCTCGGCATCTTTGCGGTGATGCTCGCGCCGGTGGTCGGCAAGGTGATGCCGAAATCGGACATGCGCGTGCTCGTCACCCTCGCGTTTCTCGGGTTTGCAGGCGTGTTCTTCATGCGCTCGCGCTATACGACGGGCGTCGATACGTGGTCGCTCGTGGTGCCCACGCTGCTGCAGGGCATCCCGACGGCGTTCTTCATGACGCCGCTCACGTCGATCATCCTGTCGGGGCTGCCGCCCGAGCGCATTCCGGCGGCCGCGGGCCTGTCCAATTTCGCACGCGTGTTCATGGGCGCGGTCGGCACGTCGCTCGCGAGCACCGGCTGGAACGACCGCACGATCCTGCATCACGCGCAACTGGCCGAGCAGGGCAGCGTGAACAACCCGATCTTCGCGAGTGCGGTCGCCAGCGTGCAAGGCGCGCTCGATGCCGGTACGCCGAAGGCGCTCACGTTTATCGAGGCGACGCTGAATGCGCAGGCGACGATGCTGGGGCTGAACGACATTTTCTGGCTGTCGGCGGTGATCTTCGTGCTGATCATCCCGCTGGTCTGGGTGACGCGGCCGGGCAAGGGCGTGGCAGCCGGCGCGGCGGCCGCCGGCGGACATTGA
- a CDS encoding aliphatic sulfonate ABC transporter substrate-binding protein, which produces MTSMNRRAFARAMLAAGLTVAGVRTRAENAPGALRIGYQKSSTLITLLKTRSTLEQTLAPLGLRVSWHEFASGLPLTEALNVGAVDFSADVADTVPVFAQAAHARFVYVAQEAPSPKAQAIVVKQDSALRTLADLKGKRIAVTKAAGSHYLLLAALARAKLAPADAAIHYLTPADGRAAFERGSVDAWITWDPYVASVDRNPDVRILADGNGLASYQRYYLASSGFAAARPDVIQILFDQLSQAGAWLREHPQEAANTLAPIWGLDAGTIARANARRSYLVRSVDAQNFGEQQKIADTFLAAGLLPARVDTKQALRWNFTAKRADPVGA; this is translated from the coding sequence ATGACGTCGATGAACCGCCGCGCGTTCGCGCGCGCGATGCTGGCCGCAGGCCTCACTGTCGCGGGCGTCCGGACGCGCGCCGAGAACGCGCCTGGTGCGCTGCGCATCGGCTACCAGAAATCGTCGACGCTCATCACGCTGCTCAAGACGCGCAGCACGCTCGAGCAGACGCTTGCGCCGCTCGGCCTGCGGGTGTCGTGGCATGAGTTCGCGAGCGGATTGCCGCTGACCGAAGCGCTCAACGTCGGCGCTGTCGATTTCAGCGCCGATGTGGCCGACACGGTCCCGGTCTTCGCGCAGGCCGCGCATGCGCGTTTCGTGTACGTCGCACAGGAAGCGCCTTCGCCGAAGGCACAAGCGATCGTGGTCAAGCAGGACAGCGCGTTGCGCACGCTCGCCGATCTCAAGGGCAAGCGCATCGCGGTCACGAAAGCGGCCGGCAGCCATTACCTGCTGCTGGCCGCGCTCGCACGCGCAAAGCTCGCGCCGGCCGACGCGGCGATCCACTACCTGACGCCCGCGGACGGCCGCGCGGCGTTCGAGCGCGGCAGCGTCGACGCATGGATCACGTGGGATCCCTATGTCGCGTCGGTCGACCGGAATCCCGACGTGCGAATCCTGGCCGACGGCAACGGACTCGCTTCGTACCAGCGCTACTACCTCGCCTCGAGCGGTTTCGCCGCCGCGCGCCCTGACGTCATCCAAATCCTGTTCGACCAGTTGTCGCAGGCTGGCGCGTGGTTGCGCGAACACCCGCAGGAGGCCGCGAACACGCTCGCGCCAATCTGGGGGCTCGACGCGGGAACGATCGCACGCGCGAACGCGCGACGCAGCTACCTCGTCCGCTCCGTGGACGCGCAAAACTTCGGCGAACAGCAGAAGATCGCCGACACGTTCCTGGCAGCCGGACTGCTGCCGGCCCGCGTCGATACGAAACAGGCGCTGCGCTGGAATTTCACGGCGAAACGCGCAGATCCGGTCGGCGCGTAA
- a CDS encoding flavodoxin family protein: MSEIAVVFHSGYGHAAVIADAVARGVEKVDGVSVKLIPVDAIDEHWEYLERDAKAIVFGSPTYMGSASAQFKGFMDASSKYWGKWRDKLAAGFTVSASQSGDKLATLQQLAVFAAQHQMLWVSLGLMPGNNNSKGSVNDLNRLGSFLGAMAQANADEGGDAILESDRKTAEVLGERVAIAAKRWNGA, encoded by the coding sequence ATGTCTGAAATCGCAGTGGTGTTTCATAGTGGCTACGGCCATGCGGCCGTCATCGCAGATGCGGTCGCGCGTGGTGTCGAGAAAGTCGACGGCGTGTCGGTCAAGCTGATCCCTGTCGATGCGATCGACGAGCATTGGGAGTATCTGGAGCGCGATGCCAAGGCGATCGTCTTTGGTTCGCCGACCTACATGGGCAGCGCGTCCGCCCAGTTCAAGGGCTTCATGGACGCATCGTCGAAGTACTGGGGCAAGTGGCGAGACAAGCTGGCGGCAGGCTTCACGGTATCGGCTTCGCAAAGCGGCGACAAACTCGCGACGCTGCAGCAACTGGCTGTCTTCGCGGCCCAGCATCAGATGCTGTGGGTCAGCCTCGGCCTGATGCCCGGCAACAACAACAGCAAGGGCTCGGTCAACGATCTGAATCGGCTTGGATCGTTCCTCGGCGCGATGGCGCAGGCGAACGCGGACGAGGGTGGCGATGCGATTCTCGAAAGCGATCGAAAGACGGCCGAAGTGCTGGGCGAGCGCGTCGCGATTGCCGCGAAACGCTGGAACGGCGCTTGA
- a CDS encoding ROK family protein, producing the protein MRSPHIGQGSNSANVRRYNERLLLKTLRRAGSASKADLARLANMTGTAVGSIITSLADAKLIEFAGRTEGQRGQPASLIRLDPRGAFGIGVHLDRMRIETALVNFAGDVLGRRSHDTLLPPPADVLEIVRHDIDAMQALLPDHERARLTGVGVAQPYNLGAWMRELGLAPDTFRAWEDVDFASDLGRTLSLPVFGENDGNAAAIAELFYGYGRQCDDFVYLFIGPAIGGGIAVDGDCLRGVTGNAGDIAVIPVPPSRLASAPPPRGPWDILLARASLHALVRHLRHHGEAVENRADLEACIARGLPAVDEWIDDCVDALAPALRAVLCVIDAPVVVLDADTDAGLLDAVTTRLRAALVATAPEARGTPMLVRGTFGADAGAIGAATLPMFFNFSPRAGILKGARTDSQEVHHAAF; encoded by the coding sequence ATGAGAAGCCCGCACATCGGCCAGGGAAGCAATTCGGCCAACGTGCGCCGTTACAACGAACGGCTGCTGCTGAAGACGCTGCGCCGTGCAGGCAGCGCGTCGAAAGCCGATCTCGCCCGCCTCGCGAACATGACGGGCACGGCGGTCGGCAGCATCATCACGTCGCTCGCCGACGCCAAGCTGATCGAATTCGCGGGTCGTACCGAAGGCCAGCGCGGCCAGCCGGCATCGCTGATCCGCCTCGACCCGCGCGGCGCGTTCGGTATCGGCGTCCATCTCGACCGGATGCGCATCGAGACGGCGCTCGTCAACTTCGCGGGCGACGTGCTCGGCCGCCGCTCGCACGACACACTGCTGCCGCCGCCCGCCGACGTGCTCGAGATCGTGCGGCACGACATCGACGCAATGCAGGCCCTGCTCCCGGACCATGAACGCGCCCGCCTGACCGGCGTCGGCGTCGCGCAGCCATACAACCTCGGCGCATGGATGCGCGAACTCGGCCTCGCGCCCGACACGTTCCGCGCATGGGAAGACGTCGATTTCGCGAGCGACCTCGGTCGCACGCTGTCGCTGCCCGTGTTCGGCGAAAACGACGGCAACGCGGCCGCGATCGCCGAGCTGTTCTACGGCTACGGCCGGCAGTGCGACGACTTCGTCTACCTGTTCATCGGGCCGGCGATCGGCGGCGGCATCGCGGTCGACGGCGACTGCCTGCGCGGCGTGACCGGCAACGCGGGCGACATCGCCGTGATTCCGGTGCCGCCGAGCCGGCTCGCCTCCGCGCCGCCGCCGCGCGGCCCGTGGGACATCCTGCTCGCGCGCGCGTCGCTGCATGCGCTCGTGCGCCATCTGCGCCATCACGGCGAGGCGGTCGAGAACCGCGCCGATCTCGAAGCATGCATCGCCCGCGGCCTGCCGGCCGTCGACGAATGGATCGACGACTGCGTCGATGCACTCGCGCCGGCATTGCGCGCGGTGCTGTGCGTGATCGATGCGCCGGTGGTCGTGCTCGACGCCGACACCGACGCGGGCCTGCTCGACGCAGTCACGACACGCCTGCGCGCGGCGCTCGTGGCCACCGCGCCCGAAGCGCGCGGCACGCCGATGCTCGTGCGCGGCACGTTCGGCGCCGACGCCGGCGCGATCGGCGCCGCCACGCTGCCGATGTTCTTCAACTTCTCCCCGCGGGCCGGCATCCTCAAGGGCGCCCGCACCGACTCGCAGGAGGTCCACCATGCCGCGTTCTGA
- a CDS encoding sugar ABC transporter ATP-binding protein: protein MPRSEAPRPLLEMRRISKTFPAVRALDNVSLTVYPGEIHSLMGENGAGKSTLMKILSGAYRADAGGEILIDGERIEIDGPLAARDAGVAVIYQELCLSPNLSVAENIYIGRELRRGNRRWGTIDRAAMARGCQDVLARLGASFGPDTLVDTLSIAEQQLVEIARAVHTRARILVMDEPTTPLSSRETEHLFRLIRQLREEGLAIIYISHRMAEIYELSDRVSVLRDGAYVGTLERESLSAERLVAMMVGRDISGFYKKEHAPYDPGHLLLSVRDIADGARVRGCSLDLHAGEVLGIAGLVGAGRTELARLIFGAEPRARGDVKLGDRTFGAHSPSDAIDAGLVYLTEDRKRQGLFLDMSVRDNINISVCNRDARLGALDLARGAERARDAISSLSIRVPHANVNVGALSGGNQQKVLLSRLLETKPRVLILDEPTRGVDIGAKSEIYRIINELARAGVGVIVISSELPEIIGVADRVLVMREGEIAGELGGHTHTPITQEAIIALATGSPAELTDAH from the coding sequence ATGCCGCGTTCTGAGGCGCCCCGCCCGTTGCTCGAAATGCGCAGGATCAGCAAGACGTTCCCGGCCGTGCGTGCGCTCGACAATGTCAGCCTGACCGTCTATCCGGGCGAGATCCATTCGCTGATGGGCGAAAACGGCGCCGGCAAATCGACGCTGATGAAGATCCTGTCGGGCGCGTATCGTGCCGACGCCGGCGGCGAGATCCTGATCGACGGCGAACGCATCGAGATCGACGGCCCGCTCGCCGCGCGCGATGCGGGCGTCGCGGTGATCTACCAGGAGCTGTGCCTGTCGCCGAACCTGAGCGTCGCGGAAAACATCTACATCGGCCGCGAACTGCGGCGCGGCAACCGGCGCTGGGGCACGATCGACCGCGCGGCGATGGCGCGCGGCTGCCAGGATGTGCTCGCGCGCCTGGGCGCGTCGTTCGGGCCCGACACGCTCGTCGACACGCTGTCGATCGCCGAACAGCAGCTCGTCGAAATCGCACGCGCCGTGCACACCCGCGCCCGCATCCTCGTGATGGACGAACCCACCACGCCGCTGTCGTCGCGCGAAACCGAGCACCTGTTCCGCCTGATCCGCCAGCTGCGCGAGGAAGGTCTCGCGATCATCTACATCAGCCACCGGATGGCGGAGATCTACGAACTATCCGACCGCGTATCGGTGCTGCGCGACGGCGCGTACGTCGGCACGCTCGAACGCGAATCGCTGTCGGCCGAGCGTCTCGTCGCGATGATGGTCGGGCGCGACATCTCCGGCTTCTACAAGAAGGAACACGCGCCGTACGACCCCGGCCACCTGCTGCTGTCGGTACGCGACATCGCCGACGGCGCGCGCGTGCGCGGCTGCAGCCTCGACCTGCACGCCGGCGAGGTGCTCGGCATCGCGGGGCTCGTCGGCGCGGGCCGCACCGAACTCGCGCGGCTGATCTTCGGCGCCGAGCCGCGCGCGCGCGGCGACGTGAAGCTGGGCGACCGCACGTTCGGCGCACATTCACCAAGCGACGCGATCGATGCGGGCCTCGTCTACCTGACCGAGGACCGCAAGCGACAGGGCCTGTTCCTCGACATGAGCGTGCGCGACAACATCAACATCTCGGTCTGCAACCGCGATGCGCGGCTCGGCGCGCTCGATCTCGCGCGCGGCGCCGAACGCGCGCGGGACGCGATTTCGTCGTTGTCGATCCGCGTGCCCCACGCGAACGTCAACGTCGGCGCGCTGTCGGGCGGCAACCAGCAGAAAGTGCTGCTGTCGCGCCTGCTCGAAACGAAGCCGCGCGTGCTGATCCTCGACGAACCGACGCGCGGCGTCGACATCGGCGCGAAATCGGAGATCTACCGGATCATCAACGAACTGGCCCGCGCCGGGGTGGGCGTGATCGTGATCTCGAGCGAGCTGCCGGAAATCATCGGCGTCGCGGATCGCGTGCTCGTGATGCGCGAAGGCGAGATCGCGGGCGAACTCGGCGGCCACACGCACACGCCCATCACGCAGGAAGCGATCATCGCGCTCGCCACCGGCTCGCCGGCCGAGCTCACCGATGCGCACTGA
- a CDS encoding ABC transporter permease subunit: protein MINPTKQRNLASATAHPVGDRPSPLRVADHRARMQSLIRTAGMLPVLLVLCIGFGFLTDGFFTLQNLSIVTQQASINIVLAAGMTFVILTGGIDLSVGSVLAAAAVAALLASTIPGWGWLGVPFALVVGLAFGAINGGLISFLRLPPFIVTLGAMTAVRGVARLIGNDTTVFNPQLPFAFIGNGTILGVPWLVVIACAVIAISWFILRRTVLGMRIYSVGGNPEAARLSGINVRAIQMFVYAASGLLAGLGAVMSAARLYAANGLQLGQSYELDAIAAVILGGTSFVGGVGSIVGTLIGALIIAVLTNGLVLLGVSDIWQYIIKGLVIIGAVALDRYRQRDSART, encoded by the coding sequence ATGATCAACCCGACCAAGCAGCGGAACCTCGCTTCCGCGACGGCCCATCCGGTGGGCGATCGTCCTTCCCCGTTACGCGTCGCCGACCATCGCGCACGCATGCAGTCGCTGATCCGCACCGCCGGCATGCTGCCGGTGCTGCTGGTGCTGTGCATCGGCTTCGGCTTCCTGACCGACGGCTTCTTCACGCTGCAGAACCTGTCGATCGTCACGCAGCAGGCGTCGATCAACATCGTGCTCGCCGCCGGCATGACCTTCGTGATCCTGACCGGCGGCATCGACCTGTCGGTCGGCTCGGTGCTCGCCGCCGCGGCCGTCGCGGCGCTGCTCGCATCGACGATCCCCGGCTGGGGCTGGCTCGGTGTGCCGTTCGCGCTCGTCGTCGGGCTCGCATTCGGCGCGATCAACGGCGGGCTGATCTCTTTCCTGCGCCTGCCGCCATTCATCGTCACGCTCGGAGCGATGACGGCCGTGCGCGGCGTTGCGCGCCTGATCGGCAACGACACGACCGTGTTCAACCCGCAACTGCCGTTCGCGTTCATCGGCAACGGCACGATCCTCGGCGTGCCGTGGCTCGTCGTGATCGCGTGTGCGGTGATCGCGATCTCGTGGTTCATCCTGCGCCGCACGGTGCTCGGGATGCGGATCTATTCGGTCGGCGGCAATCCGGAAGCCGCGCGCCTGTCGGGCATCAACGTGCGGGCGATCCAGATGTTCGTGTACGCGGCGTCGGGGCTGCTCGCCGGGCTCGGCGCAGTGATGTCGGCCGCGCGCCTCTATGCGGCCAACGGCCTGCAGCTCGGCCAGTCCTACGAACTCGACGCGATCGCCGCGGTGATCCTCGGTGGCACGAGCTTCGTCGGCGGCGTCGGCTCGATCGTCGGCACGCTGATCGGCGCGCTGATCATCGCGGTACTGACGAACGGCCTCGTGCTGCTCGGCGTGTCCGACATCTGGCAATACATCATCAAGGGGCTCGTGATCATCGGCGCCGTCGCACTCGACCGCTATCGCCAGCGCGACTCGGCGCGCACCTGA